In Corylus avellana chromosome ca2, CavTom2PMs-1.0, the following proteins share a genomic window:
- the LOC132170585 gene encoding UPF0481 protein At3g47200-like → MGNNRLTRLLFQQIARKQWHPPADTRTGAFHGRPYSSNSLKEALKPEIPEEISSSAVCIYKVPDIMRRVQRKAYEPNVISIGPYHHGVERLEAMEKLKLKFVRRLFDQSGLELDLVKNALGKLEEEARICYSEEKEIRLEKDEFVEMMLVDGCFVVELLREVWRRESEHQIPFIQRWMLPIFRRDLIMLENQLPFFVLSELFEITSKNTTPPPPQPPCLQKLALHFFNPLLQRDFDTTPPKIVATGEGSTGARHFLDLFRSTILPVTPARRKQPNMIRSTTELKEAGVKIQRAKHSQLLDVTYEEGVLKIPPLYIDDYKGTLFRNMMAFEKCHRHCHPDVTTYMFFFDGLINSAKDVGLLHYNEVLQHSLGSNREVAKLVSTICREIDRVADESYLYMVADDANSYFASIYAKFRAGLVRHYFSSWLVGFSTMGAIFALYLTLVQTASGIASAIEPLGKGDFGSYIKDSVLLPFSGKPSSRGGSTTGEDESL, encoded by the coding sequence ATGGGGAACAATAGACTTACAAGGTTGCTCTTCCAGCAAATAGCCAGAAAACAATGGCATCCTCCTGCAGATACAAGAACAGGTGCTTTTCATGGAAGGCCATATTCAAGTAATTCACTCAAAGAGGCTTTGAAACCTGAGATTCCAGAAGAGATTTCCAGCTCTGCAGTCTGCATTTACAAGGTCCCAGATATCATGCGCCGGGTGCAAAGAAAGGCATATGAACCCAATGTCATCTCAATCGGTCCGTACCACCATGGCGTAGAGCGCCTGGAAGCCAtggaaaagctcaaactgaaaTTCGTTCGCCGCCTTTTTGACCAGAGTGGACTCGAATTAGATCTTGTGAAGAATGCGTTGGGAAAGCTGGAGGAAGAAGCTCGGATTTGCTACTCGGAGGAAAAGGAAATCCGGCTTGAAAAAGACGAATTTGTGGAGATGATGCTCGTCGATGGCTGCTTTGTTGTTGAGCTTCTTAGAGAGGTGTGGCGGCGTGAGTCCGAACACCAAATACCTTTCATCCAAAGGTGGATGCTGCCCATTTTCCGTCGAGATCTGATAATGCTTGAAAACCAGCTCCCATTCTTTGTTCTGTCGGAATTGTTTGAAATCACAAGTAAAAATACTACGCCGCCGCCGCCGCAGCCGCCATGTTTGCAAAAGCTTGCGCTTCACTTCTTTAATCCTCTGCTGCAAAGAGATTTTGACACAACACCGCCGAAGATCGTAGCAACCGGTGAAGGAAGTACCGGAGCAAGGCACTTTCTCGACCTTTTCCGGTCGACCATTCTCCCGGTGACGCCGGCGAGACGGAAACAGCCCAACATGATCCGTTCAACAACGGAGCTGAAAGAAGCTGGTGTCAAAATACAGAGAGCAAAACATTCGCAGCTGCTCGATGTAACGTACGAGGAAGGGGTGCTGAAGATCCCTCCTCTGTACATCGACGATTACAAAGGTACTCTGTTTCGAAACATGATGGCATTCGAAAAATGCCACCGCCATTGCCACCCAGACGTCACCACCTACATGTTCTTCTTCGATGGACTCATCAACTCAGCAAAGGACGTGGGGCTTCTCCATTACAACGAAGTGCTTCAGCATTCTTTGGGAAGTAACAGAGAGGTTGCTAAACTTGTGAGCACCATTTGCAGGGAAATTGATCGGGTTGCAGACGAGTCGTACTTGTACATGGTGGCGGATGACGCCAATTCTTACTTTGCTTCCATTTATGCCAAGTTTCGAGCAGGATTGGTGCGCCACTATTTCAGCAGCTGGCTGGTGGGATTCTCAACGATGGGTGCAATATTTGCTCTGTACCTGACCCTTGTTCAGACTGCATCTGGGATTGCTAGTGCCATCGAACCCCTGGGAAAAGGTGACTTCGGATCATATATAAAAGATTCAGTGTTGCTCCCTTTCTCTGGTAAGCCCAGCTCCAGAGGTGGTTCAACAACCGGAGAAGATGAATCCCTGTAG
- the LOC132170586 gene encoding UPF0481 protein At3g47200-like: MGNTRLTRLLLQQISRKTWHAVAKSTRTGALHGRLYSSNSMKGVLKPEFPEESSSAVCIYKVPDIMRLVQRKAYDPNVISIGPYHHGVARLQDMEKLKLNFFHRLFDPIGENGVKLDFVKNALGKLEKEARICYSEEKEIRLGKDEFVEMMLVDGCFVVELLREVWQHKSGRQIPFIQRWMLPNFRRDLIMLENQLPFFVLSELLQITSKSTTPPLPCLQKLALHFFNPLLQRDLDTTTPLKSIAAEGMEPRHFLDLFRSTILPVTLVRRKQPNMIRSTTELKEAGVKIQRAKHSQLLDVTYEEGVLKIPPLYIDDYKGTLFRNMMAFEKCHCHCYPDVTTYMFFFDGLINSAKDVGLLHYNEVLHHSLGSYKEVAKHVSTMCKEIDRVVDESYLYMVANDTNSYFASIYAKIRAGLVRHYFSSWLVGFSTVGAIFVLYLTLVQTASGIAGALDALQKVNFGSYLKDSMLLPFSGKPCSRSDSTAGGDESL, translated from the coding sequence ATGGGGAACACTAGACTTACAAGGTTGCTCTTGCAGCAAATAAGCAGAAAAACATGGCATGCTGTCGCTAAAAGTACAAGAACAGGGGCTCTTCATGGAAGGCTCTACTCAAGTAATTCAATGAAAGGGGTTTTGAAGCCCGAGTTTCCAGAAGAGAGCAGCTCTGCAGTCTGCATTTACAAGGTCCCAGATATTATGCGACTGGTGCAAAGAAAGGCTTATGACCCCAACGTCATCTCAATCGGTCCATACCACCACGGAGTAGCGCGCCTACAAGACATGGAGAAACTCAAACTGAATTTTTTTCACCGCCTTTTCGACCCGATTGGAGAAAATGGAGTCAAATTAGATTTTGTGAAGAATGCCCTGGGAAAACTGGAGAAAGAAGCTCGGATTTGCTACTCGGAGGAAAAGGAAATCCGACTTGGAAAAGACGAATTTGTGGAGATGATGCTCGTTGATGGCTGCTTTGTTGTTGAGCTTCTTAGAGAGGTGTGGCAGCATAAATCCGGACGCCAAATACCTTTCATCCAAAGGTGGATGCTGCCCAATTTTCGTCGTGATCTGATAATGCTTGAAAACCAACTCCCATTCTTTGTTCTGTCGGAATTGCTTCAAATCACAAGTAAAAGTACTACACCGCCGCTGCCATGTTTGCAAAAGCTTGCCCTTCACTTCTTCAATCCCCTGTTGCAGAGAGACTTGGATACTACTACACCCCTGAAGAGCATAGCGGCTGAAGGAATGGAGCCAAGGCACTTTCTCGACCTTTTCCGGTCGACCATTCTCCCAGTGACGCTGGTGAGACGGAAACAGCCCAACATGATCCGTTCAACAACGGAGCTGAAAGAAGCCGGTGTCAAAATACAGAGAGCAAAACATTCGCAGCTGCTCGATGTAACGTACGAGGAAGGGGTGCTGAAGATCCCTCCTCTGTACATCGACGATTACAAAGGTACTCTGTTTCGAAACATGATGGCATTTGAAAAATGCCATTGCCATTGCTACCCAGACGTCACAACCTACATGTTCTTCTTCGATGGACTCATCAACTCAGCCAAGGACGTGGGGCTTCTCCATTACAATGAAGTTCTTCACCATTCTCTTGGTAGCTATAAAGAGGTTGCCAAACATGTGAGCACCATGTGCAAGGAGATTGATAGGGTTGTAGACGAGTCATACTTGTACATGGTGGCGAATGACACCAACTCTTACTTCGCTTCCATTTACGCCAAGATTCGAGCAGGATTGGTGCGCCACTACTTCAGCAGCTGGCTGGTGGGCTTCTCAACTGTGGGTGCAATATTTGTTCTGTACCTCACCCTTGTTCAGACTGCCTCTGGAATTGCTGGTGCCCTGGATGCCCTGCAAAAAGTCAACTTTGGATCATATCTGAAAGACTCCATGTTACTCCCTTTCTCTGGTAAGCCCTGCTCCAGAAGTGATTCAACAGCCGGAGGAGATGAATCCCTCTAG
- the LOC132172775 gene encoding UPF0481 protein At3g47200-like — MLPIFRRDLIMLENQFPFFVLSELFEITSKNATPPPPPQRPCLQKLALHFFNPLLQRDFDTTPPKIVATGEGTGARHFLDLFRSTILPVTPARRKQPNMIRSTTQLKEAGVKIQRAKHSQLLDVTYEEGVLKIPPLYIDDYKGTLFRNMMAFEKCHRHCHPDVTTYMFFFDGLINSAKDVGLLHYNEVLQHSLGSNREVAKHVSTICREIDRVADESYLYMVADDANSCFASVYAKIREGLVHHYFSSWRGILNDGCNICSVSHPSSDCIWDCRCPATLLKS; from the coding sequence ATGCTGCCCATTTTCCGTCGAGATCTGATAATGCTTGAAAACCAGTTCCCATTCTTTGTTCTGTCGGAATTGTTTGAAATCACAAGTAAAAATGCtacgccgccgccgccgccgcagCGGCCATGTTTGCAAAAGCTTGCGCTTCACTTCTTTAATCCTCTGCTGCAAAGAGATTTTGACACAACACCGCCGAAGATCGTAGCAACCGGTGAAGGAACTGGAGCAAGGCACTTTCTCGACCTTTTCCGGTCGACCATTCTTCCGGTGACGCCGGCGAGACGGAAACAGCCCAACATGATCCGTTCAACAACGCAGCTGAAAGAAGCCGGTGTCAAAATACAGAGAGCAAAACATTCGCAGTTGCTCGATGTAACGTACGAGGAAGGGGTGCTGAAGATCCCTCCTCTGTACATCGACGATTACAAGGGTACTCTGTTTCGAAACATGATGGCATTCGAAAAATGCCACCGCCATTGCCACCCAGATGTCACAACCTACATGTTCTTCTTTGATGGACTCATCAACTCAGCAAAGGACGTGGGCCTTCTCCATTACAACGAAGTTCTTCAACATTCATTGGGAAGTAACAGAGAGGTTGCTAAACATGTGAGCACCATTTGCAGGGAAATTGATCGGGTTGCAGACGAGTCGTACTTGTACATGGTGGCGGATGATGCCAATTCTTGCTTTGCTTCCGTTTATGCAAAGATTCGAGAAGGATTGGTGCACCACTATTTCAGCAGCTGGCGTGGGATTCTCAACGATGGGTGCAATATTTGCTCTGTATCTCACCCTAGTTCAGACTGCATCTGGGATTGCCGGTGTCCTGCAACCCTTCTGAAAAGTTGA